One window from the genome of Salvia splendens isolate huo1 chromosome 9, SspV2, whole genome shotgun sequence encodes:
- the LOC121749488 gene encoding uncharacterized protein LOC121749488, producing the protein MEPLTNPDPDRYSKALGLKFKGSNMSGKIWVFAEEGANFIIEEDLDQVLHGRLTSHRMANYISISVVYAKCNILERHPLWDKMREISTRMEGTPWLIGGDFNTILAHEDKVGSETNRQAKMIDFAEAIEDCRLLDPGFDGAEFTWAKNGLFERLDWLLVIEAWTNVFEATRVTNLPRVSSDHGPILARCSMPRPPSRGSVFRFQYMWVRHDGFLQLVQDIWAQPTGASGLLNLQTKLARSKKALKAGNKEVFGNIHANLQAMEEGIAQAQAYFEGDPTPWNRTEINKNIAEYILRTRLTSEPDSRPVRLRACRAFSG; encoded by the coding sequence CTAAGGCGCTGGGATTAAAATTCAAAGGATCAAATATGTCCGGCAAGATATGGGTATTTGCCGAGGAGGGAGCCAACTTCATTATTGAGGAGGATTTGGACCAAGTCCTACATGGAAGGCTAACTTCGCACCGCATGGCGAACTATATTTCCATCTCAGTGGTATATGCTAAATGCAATATATTGGAGCGACATCCCCTGTGGGATAAAATGAGGGAGATATCAACCCGGATGGAAGGAACACCGTGGCTGATTGGAGGGGACTTTAATACGATCCTTGCACACGAAGACAAGGTTGGTAGTGAAACCAATCGGCAAGCAAAGATGATTGATTTTGCCGAAGCCATTGAAGACTGTAGGCTTCTGGACCCGGGGTTTGATGGTGCGGAATTCACTTGGGCTAAAAATGGCCTGTTTGAAAGGTTGGATTGGTTGCTTGTCATTGAGGCATGGACAAATGTGTTTGAGGCAACGAGGGTGACTAATCTCCCGAGGGTATCCTCGGATCATGGTCCGATACTTGCGAGGTGTTCGATGCCGAGGCCGCCCTCGAGGGGTAGTGTCTTCCGATTCCAATATATGTGGGTCCGGCACGACGGCTTTTTGCAGCTAGTTCAAGATATTTGGGCTCAACCGACAGGGGCGAGTGGGCTCTTAAATCTCCAAACTAAGCTTGCTAGGAgcaaaaaggcccttaaggctgggaacaaggaggtttttggCAACATTCACGCCAATCTCCAAGCAATGGAGGAAGGGATCGCGCAAGCTCAAGCCTATTTTGAGGGTGACCCAACGCCGTGGAACAGGACCGAGATCAATAAaaacattgccgagtacattctCCGAACCAGActaacctccgaaccagattcaaggcCGGTTCGTTTGagggcttgtcgagctttctccgggtga